Proteins co-encoded in one Bradyrhizobium sp. 170 genomic window:
- a CDS encoding ABC transporter substrate-binding protein — protein MFRKSMLAAAIGATIVGAPAGAETPGVASAEVKVGATFPFSGPASPLSNTGKGLIAYINSINDRGGINGRKINLITYDDAYSPPKTVEQTRKLVESDEVAFLFGPLGTPGIGATIKYVNAKKVPHLFVVSGVTKFTNFSEFPMTTTGLPSYDTEGRIYAKYITQARPDAKIAILYQNDDLGKDFVNAFKGYLKDDFDKKVVASSYEVTEPTIDSHVVKLKSSGAEAFLVAGTPKFAAQAIKKADEVGWKPLFLINFVSSSVSSTIVPAGPEKAMGIVAATITKDPNDKKWADDPGIKWYRDHFAKYLPGADIGDANYLFGTQQGQILEQVLKQCGDDLSRENIVKQSRSIRGLSLPTLIPGVTINTGPENSMAYTQLQLQRWNGTTWEQFGNVLSADGK, from the coding sequence ATGTTCAGGAAGTCCATGCTAGCAGCCGCGATCGGCGCAACGATCGTCGGCGCGCCTGCCGGTGCGGAAACGCCCGGCGTCGCGAGCGCCGAAGTAAAGGTGGGGGCGACGTTCCCGTTTAGCGGTCCCGCATCACCGCTCAGCAATACCGGAAAGGGTCTGATCGCCTACATCAATTCGATCAACGATCGGGGCGGCATCAACGGCCGCAAGATAAACCTCATCACCTACGACGATGCGTACAGTCCGCCCAAGACGGTGGAGCAGACCAGGAAACTTGTCGAAAGCGATGAAGTGGCCTTCCTGTTCGGCCCGCTCGGTACTCCCGGCATCGGCGCCACCATCAAGTACGTCAACGCGAAGAAAGTGCCGCATCTGTTTGTGGTAAGCGGCGTCACCAAGTTCACGAACTTCTCTGAATTTCCGATGACCACCACGGGGTTGCCCAGCTATGACACGGAAGGGCGGATCTACGCGAAATACATCACTCAGGCCCGGCCGGACGCAAAGATTGCGATCCTGTATCAGAACGACGATTTGGGTAAGGACTTCGTCAATGCATTCAAAGGCTACCTGAAAGACGACTTCGACAAGAAAGTTGTAGCGTCCTCGTATGAAGTCACCGAGCCGACGATTGACTCTCACGTGGTGAAGTTGAAATCGTCCGGCGCAGAGGCGTTCCTGGTCGCCGGCACGCCGAAGTTCGCGGCTCAGGCTATCAAGAAGGCCGATGAAGTTGGTTGGAAGCCTCTGTTCCTGATCAATTTCGTTTCGAGCTCGGTCTCTTCAACCATCGTTCCCGCGGGACCGGAAAAGGCTATGGGCATCGTCGCAGCAACGATTACCAAGGATCCGAACGACAAGAAGTGGGCCGACGACCCCGGCATCAAATGGTACCGTGACCATTTCGCGAAATACCTGCCGGGCGCCGACATCGGCGATGCCAACTATCTGTTTGGTACGCAGCAGGGACAGATCCTGGAGCAGGTGCTCAAGCAGTGCGGTGACGATCTCTCGCGCGAGAACATCGTCAAGCAATCGCGGAGCATACGCGGGCTGTCGCTGCCCACTCTCATACCGGGTGTTACGATCAACACAGGCCCGGAAAACAGTATGGCGTACACGCAGTTGCAGCTGCAGCGCTGGAACGGTACGACGTGGGAGCAATTCGGTAACGTACTCAGCGCCGATGGAAAGTGA
- a CDS encoding NADH:flavin oxidoreductase, with protein sequence MSSNALFRPFKLKGLNLPNRVVMAPMTRSFSPGGIPTEDVARYYRRRAEGAVGFIISEGTGVDRPASLNDPNVPRFHGEKELAGWGRVVDEVHAAGGLMAPQLWHVGAVRTRAQNWSPPGAYDSPSGLSRPEKKFGEPMSEADIADAIRAFADAALAAKRLGFDAVELHGAHGYLIDQFFWEGTNRREDSYGGKDLPGRARFAADIVHAVRKSVGADFPILLRISQWKQQDYEVKLADTPRALEAWLKPLVDAGVDVLHCSQRRFWEPEFDGSDLNFAGWAKKVTGVPTISVGSVGLTGEFIAAYGGESSRPASLDELIRRLDREEFDLVAVGRALLQDPQWLLKVRDGRTEELMAFERAAFAALS encoded by the coding sequence ATGTCCAGCAACGCACTTTTCCGGCCTTTCAAGCTGAAAGGGCTGAACTTGCCGAACCGGGTGGTGATGGCGCCGATGACGCGCTCATTCTCTCCGGGCGGAATTCCGACCGAAGACGTCGCGCGGTACTACCGCCGCCGTGCCGAAGGCGCGGTCGGGTTCATCATATCGGAGGGGACGGGCGTGGATCGTCCGGCATCCCTGAACGATCCGAATGTTCCCCGCTTTCATGGCGAGAAGGAGCTGGCGGGGTGGGGGCGTGTGGTTGACGAGGTGCACGCCGCGGGTGGCCTGATGGCGCCGCAGCTATGGCATGTCGGAGCGGTTCGAACGCGCGCCCAGAATTGGTCTCCTCCCGGTGCCTACGACAGTCCGTCCGGTCTGTCGCGACCGGAGAAGAAGTTCGGCGAGCCGATGAGCGAAGCGGACATCGCCGACGCCATTCGCGCTTTCGCCGATGCGGCGCTTGCGGCGAAGCGCCTGGGATTCGATGCCGTCGAATTGCATGGCGCGCACGGCTATCTGATCGATCAGTTCTTCTGGGAGGGCACCAATCGCCGCGAGGATAGCTATGGAGGCAAGGACCTGCCCGGCCGGGCCCGGTTTGCCGCTGATATCGTCCACGCAGTGCGCAAGTCGGTCGGAGCGGATTTTCCGATATTGCTCCGGATCAGCCAATGGAAGCAGCAGGACTATGAAGTGAAGCTGGCCGATACGCCTCGCGCATTGGAAGCCTGGCTCAAACCTCTGGTCGACGCGGGAGTCGACGTCCTGCATTGCTCGCAACGGCGCTTCTGGGAGCCGGAGTTCGATGGCTCGGATCTGAATTTCGCCGGATGGGCGAAGAAGGTGACGGGAGTGCCGACGATTTCGGTCGGGTCGGTCGGTCTGACCGGTGAATTCATCGCCGCATACGGCGGAGAGAGCTCCCGTCCGGCGTCCCTCGACGAGTTGATCCGCCGCCTCGACCGCGAGGAGTTCGACCTTGTCGCGGTGGGCCGGGCGCTGCTCCAGGATCCGCAGTGGCTGCTGAAGGTACGTGACGGCCGGACGGAAGAACTGATGGCTTTCGAACGGGCCGCGTTCGCGGCGCTGAGCTGA
- a CDS encoding crotonase/enoyl-CoA hydratase family protein, whose translation MSETKAQVGQIRTEVHGHVFKIIIDNVAKKNSFSPQMMAQMSDAMTLLDRTDDYWVGVLCADGPDFTAGLDMPKFFGPKAANTEIKSGNIDAFALKSRCRKPIVTAVQGICFTIGIEMMLAGDIVVAADDARFCQMESKRGIAPLGGAHFRYLTRAGWGDAMYHLFLCDEFNAARAYKIGFVQEVVAPGQQTGRAMEIAQLIARNAPIGIQVTKEAALKYIEAGEKAAIDYIPEIKDRVFSSEDMKEGIQSFVERRSAVFRGK comes from the coding sequence ATGAGCGAGACGAAAGCCCAAGTCGGCCAGATCCGCACCGAGGTGCACGGGCATGTCTTCAAGATCATCATCGACAACGTGGCGAAGAAGAACTCGTTCAGTCCGCAGATGATGGCCCAGATGTCCGATGCGATGACGCTTCTCGACCGAACGGACGATTACTGGGTCGGGGTGCTCTGTGCCGACGGCCCGGATTTCACCGCCGGACTTGATATGCCGAAATTCTTTGGACCAAAGGCCGCGAATACCGAGATCAAGTCCGGCAACATCGATGCCTTCGCGCTGAAAAGCCGGTGCCGCAAACCGATTGTGACGGCAGTGCAGGGGATCTGTTTCACGATCGGCATCGAAATGATGCTGGCTGGCGACATTGTCGTGGCGGCCGACGACGCCCGGTTCTGCCAGATGGAATCCAAACGTGGAATCGCGCCCCTTGGTGGCGCCCACTTCAGGTATCTGACGCGTGCCGGATGGGGAGATGCGATGTATCACCTGTTCTTGTGCGACGAGTTCAATGCAGCGCGGGCTTACAAGATCGGATTTGTTCAGGAGGTCGTCGCTCCCGGCCAGCAGACAGGTCGCGCGATGGAAATCGCACAACTGATCGCCAGGAACGCGCCGATCGGCATTCAGGTGACCAAGGAAGCCGCATTGAAATATATCGAGGCGGGCGAGAAAGCGGCGATTGATTACATCCCGGAGATCAAGGATCGCGTTTTCAGCAGCGAGGACATGAAGGAAGGCATCCAGTCTTTCGTTGAACGTCGCTCGGCCGTGTTTCGCGGCAAATAG
- a CDS encoding amidohydrolase family protein, which translates to MSTWLSEREQRLVAGAEAASAATPIPTQIVSNGEYLPPPQSATQKKVEARINELADQNGKHLGLSRRQFLHTSCGMAAAFLAMNDIYGNVFQVAPAEAREPELMLARAQGLAGQFIFDVQTHFVRDDFDHKELLGLADFASQHWNPKMKEEGVSSLARYKFQNYVKEIYYDSDTNMALLSGAPFDDPSWWLLSNEQIVKARELINDFAGSRRLLAHSVITPKQPGWMEEVDKAIEVYKPDSWKSYTIGDPLAPSKFPWRLDDEQVMYPFYEKAVKAGINTLCIHKGLLPPDYEKSFAGVWEYATAWDIGKAAKDWPQMNFVIYHSALRAFLELPDKAWAEFEQTGRIQWATDLAEIPQKFGVTNVYAEIGTSFANSAVAHPKFCAALVGTLIKGMGVDHVMWGTDSVWYGSPQWQIEALRRLEIPEDMQKKYGFAPLGDANSVTKQLIFGGNATKFYKIRLKAADNTRMPVFSADRLASLKNEYTLAAKEPSNLRYGYVRAA; encoded by the coding sequence ATGAGCACTTGGCTTAGTGAACGAGAGCAGCGCCTCGTTGCGGGTGCCGAGGCGGCATCCGCGGCAACGCCGATCCCCACTCAAATTGTTTCCAACGGCGAGTATCTCCCGCCCCCGCAGAGCGCCACGCAGAAGAAGGTCGAGGCGCGGATCAACGAGCTCGCCGACCAGAACGGCAAGCACCTCGGCTTGAGCCGCAGGCAGTTCCTGCACACGAGCTGCGGCATGGCGGCGGCATTCCTAGCAATGAACGACATCTACGGCAATGTTTTCCAGGTCGCGCCTGCAGAGGCCCGCGAGCCCGAGCTGATGCTGGCGCGCGCGCAAGGCCTCGCCGGCCAGTTCATCTTCGACGTCCAGACCCATTTCGTGCGCGACGACTTCGATCACAAGGAGCTCTTGGGTCTCGCGGACTTTGCGAGCCAGCACTGGAACCCGAAGATGAAGGAGGAGGGCGTCTCCTCGCTCGCCCGCTACAAGTTCCAGAACTATGTGAAAGAGATCTACTACGACAGCGACACCAACATGGCGCTCTTGAGCGGCGCGCCGTTCGACGATCCGAGCTGGTGGCTTCTGTCCAACGAGCAGATCGTCAAGGCGCGCGAGCTCATCAACGACTTCGCCGGCTCGCGCCGTCTGCTGGCGCACAGCGTCATCACCCCAAAGCAGCCCGGCTGGATGGAGGAGGTCGACAAGGCAATCGAGGTCTACAAGCCGGACTCCTGGAAGTCCTACACGATCGGCGATCCGCTGGCGCCCTCCAAGTTCCCATGGCGGCTCGACGACGAGCAGGTGATGTATCCGTTCTACGAAAAAGCGGTGAAGGCCGGCATCAACACCCTGTGCATCCACAAAGGGCTGCTGCCGCCCGATTACGAGAAATCGTTCGCCGGCGTGTGGGAATACGCGACCGCGTGGGACATCGGAAAGGCGGCAAAGGACTGGCCGCAGATGAACTTCGTGATCTATCACTCGGCGCTGCGGGCGTTCCTCGAGCTGCCGGACAAGGCCTGGGCAGAGTTCGAGCAGACCGGCCGCATCCAGTGGGCCACGGATCTCGCGGAAATCCCGCAGAAGTTCGGCGTCACCAATGTCTATGCCGAGATCGGCACCTCCTTTGCCAACTCGGCCGTGGCGCATCCGAAGTTCTGCGCCGCGCTGGTCGGCACGCTGATCAAGGGCATGGGGGTTGATCACGTGATGTGGGGTACTGACTCGGTCTGGTACGGCTCGCCGCAGTGGCAGATCGAAGCGCTGCGCCGCCTCGAAATTCCGGAGGACATGCAGAAGAAATACGGGTTTGCGCCGCTCGGCGACGCCAATAGCGTCACCAAGCAGCTGATCTTCGGCGGCAACGCCACCAAGTTCTACAAGATCAGGCTGAAAGCGGCTGACAACACCAGGATGCCGGTCTTTTCCGCGGACCGTCTCGCTTCGCTCAAGAACGAGTATACGCTGGCGGCCAAGGAGCCCTCGAACCTGCGCTACGGCTACGTTCGCGCCGCGTAA
- a CDS encoding cyclase family protein, with the protein MKVVSRFLLAVTVLALALAAGDGYAQDGGMKKWSKGKGWGWVWGPQDEVGNLNEMTDASRLAALKLVTQGRAYDLGLPYDRYSYKWPGHSPGEIMSFRSPAGVRSQKDLSFTTPEGGNTGLTAWHSNAIFMNDNVATQIDGLGHITHGPKNEFYNGFTSDEWGGDFGVRKADVTTIPPIVARGVLVDVAGFKNVEALPSSYEITVADIEGALRAQNIDVTPGTVVLLRTGTARYWGENGRDHAKIGQHDSAGIGLTAAKWLVEEKGALMLGSDTSGLEYAPPKPADSQAVGGSFIPVHVYLIVQQGVHILEFNNLERLAADRVYEFAYILTTNAIRGTVAGTALRPLALR; encoded by the coding sequence ATGAAGGTAGTTTCGCGATTCCTGCTCGCCGTGACCGTTCTCGCACTCGCGCTCGCAGCCGGCGACGGCTATGCGCAGGACGGTGGCATGAAGAAGTGGTCAAAGGGAAAAGGGTGGGGCTGGGTCTGGGGGCCTCAGGACGAGGTCGGAAACCTCAACGAGATGACCGATGCATCACGTTTGGCCGCCTTGAAGCTCGTGACACAGGGTAGAGCCTACGATCTCGGCCTTCCGTACGACCGCTATTCATACAAATGGCCCGGCCACAGCCCGGGAGAAATCATGAGCTTCCGATCGCCGGCGGGCGTGAGGAGCCAGAAGGATCTGTCGTTCACCACGCCGGAGGGCGGCAATACGGGCCTCACCGCCTGGCATAGCAACGCGATCTTCATGAACGACAACGTGGCGACCCAGATTGATGGGCTCGGCCACATCACACATGGACCGAAGAACGAGTTTTACAACGGTTTCACGTCCGACGAGTGGGGCGGCGACTTCGGCGTTCGCAAGGCCGACGTGACGACGATCCCGCCGATCGTCGCGCGGGGCGTCTTGGTCGACGTTGCGGGATTCAAGAACGTGGAGGCCCTTCCGTCTTCCTATGAGATCACTGTCGCGGACATCGAGGGCGCGTTGAGGGCGCAGAACATCGACGTCACCCCGGGCACGGTCGTTCTGCTGCGCACGGGAACCGCCCGCTACTGGGGTGAGAACGGCCGCGACCACGCCAAGATCGGCCAGCACGACTCGGCGGGCATCGGCCTGACAGCCGCGAAGTGGCTCGTCGAGGAGAAGGGCGCGCTTATGCTCGGTTCCGATACGTCCGGGCTCGAATATGCGCCGCCGAAGCCGGCCGACTCTCAGGCCGTTGGCGGCAGCTTCATCCCGGTCCACGTCTATCTGATCGTCCAGCAGGGCGTCCACATCCTGGAGTTCAATAACCTCGAGCGGCTCGCCGCCGATCGCGTCTACGAGTTCGCCTATATCCTGACCACAAACGCCATCCGCGGTACCGTGGCCGGCACGGCGCTGCGGCCGCTCGCCCTCCGTTAA
- the greA gene encoding transcription elongation factor GreA, whose amino-acid sequence MSVAFTKEDSAETASETLLPDRPVSPHPNLVTEAGLKALEFQLQQARETYETAQKIEDVNERRRQAATPLRDARYFAARVRTAQVIPNPTSTDTVAFGSTVTFRRDDGRVQKYHIVGEDEADPKAGSISFVSPVARSLMGKAVGDVAGTSGQELEIIAIS is encoded by the coding sequence TTGAGCGTTGCCTTCACCAAGGAAGACAGTGCCGAAACTGCGTCGGAGACTTTGCTTCCCGACCGCCCGGTTTCACCTCATCCGAACCTCGTTACGGAAGCGGGATTAAAGGCTCTGGAATTTCAGCTCCAACAGGCCCGCGAGACATATGAGACGGCGCAGAAGATCGAAGACGTGAATGAACGGCGTCGGCAAGCCGCAACCCCGTTGCGCGATGCGCGCTACTTTGCGGCGAGAGTTCGGACAGCTCAGGTCATCCCCAATCCGACGTCAACTGACACTGTCGCCTTTGGGAGCACGGTGACCTTCAGGCGCGACGATGGGCGCGTGCAGAAATATCATATCGTGGGAGAGGACGAAGCGGACCCCAAGGCCGGTTCCATTTCCTTCGTGTCCCCGGTGGCAAGGTCTCTGATGGGCAAAGCTGTCGGGGATGTCGCCGGTACATCCGGTCAAGAGCTTGAGATCATCGCGATCTCGTAG
- a CDS encoding ATP-binding protein gives MTVAIEMGHTTAGAPATLDLEELLATRLLVQGNSGSGKSHLLRRLLEQSAPWVQQTIIDPEGDFVALADRFGHLLIDAEDHTERGLQVAGERARIHRVSTVLNLEGLDAENQMRRAAAFLGGLFDVARDHWYPMLVVVDEAQLFAPAVAGEVTDEARKLSLGAMTNLMCRGRKRGLAGIIATQRLAKLAKNVAAEASNFLMGRTFLDIDMARAADLLGMERRQAEAFRDLERGQFMALGPALSRRPLGLRIGPTETTPRNATPRLMPLPEATPDARAIILAAPPPENNRPQRRSPPDLLGQLMAAKSAALEIRPEAVEQPLSAEELAERRERVDRILRAVMAEPDSGFRAIGVLYQEFVVRCRIEGLGSDVPDLGDFRRMLTRARAGLGSDMAEDDAWQDVSVRASLLPEDMQGVFMMIARAAKEGWPCPGDAAIARAYGSHSLRRARRLLTYIEEQGLIVCQLDGAGRRIVTLVELAWATAPGDPNAEELPA, from the coding sequence ATGACCGTTGCGATCGAGATGGGACACACGACGGCAGGCGCCCCGGCGACTTTGGACCTTGAGGAACTGCTGGCTACCCGCCTGCTGGTGCAGGGCAATTCGGGCTCCGGCAAATCCCATCTGTTGCGCCGGCTGCTGGAACAGAGTGCCCCTTGGGTACAGCAGACCATCATCGACCCCGAAGGCGACTTTGTGGCGCTTGCCGACCGTTTCGGCCACCTCCTGATCGATGCCGAGGACCATACCGAGCGGGGCCTGCAGGTCGCCGGCGAGCGAGCGCGCATCCATCGCGTCTCCACAGTGCTCAATCTCGAGGGGCTCGACGCCGAGAACCAGATGCGGCGCGCCGCCGCCTTCCTCGGCGGGCTTTTCGACGTCGCCCGCGACCACTGGTACCCGATGCTGGTGGTGGTGGACGAGGCGCAGCTCTTCGCGCCGGCCGTCGCCGGCGAGGTTACGGACGAGGCGCGCAAACTCTCGCTCGGCGCCATGACGAACCTGATGTGCCGTGGCCGCAAACGCGGACTTGCGGGGATCATCGCCACCCAGCGACTGGCGAAGCTTGCCAAGAACGTCGCGGCCGAGGCGTCCAATTTCCTCATGGGCCGAACCTTCCTGGACATCGACATGGCGCGCGCCGCCGACCTTCTGGGCATGGAGCGGCGACAGGCAGAGGCCTTCCGGGATCTGGAACGCGGGCAATTCATGGCGCTGGGACCGGCCCTCTCCCGCCGTCCGCTGGGGCTGCGCATCGGTCCGACGGAGACCACGCCGCGCAACGCGACCCCGCGCCTGATGCCTCTGCCGGAAGCGACACCGGACGCACGCGCCATCATCCTGGCAGCGCCGCCGCCCGAGAATAACCGGCCCCAGCGCCGGTCGCCGCCAGACCTCCTCGGCCAGCTCATGGCGGCGAAGTCAGCGGCGCTGGAAATCCGTCCCGAAGCGGTGGAGCAGCCACTCAGCGCCGAGGAACTGGCGGAGCGGCGTGAGCGCGTGGACCGTATTCTGCGCGCCGTCATGGCGGAACCCGATTCGGGATTCCGTGCCATCGGCGTCCTCTATCAGGAGTTCGTGGTCCGCTGCCGAATAGAGGGTCTCGGTTCGGACGTGCCGGACCTGGGTGACTTCCGTCGCATGCTCACGCGCGCCCGCGCCGGACTCGGCTCCGACATGGCGGAGGATGACGCCTGGCAGGATGTCTCGGTCCGCGCCTCACTTCTGCCGGAGGATATGCAGGGCGTCTTCATGATGATCGCCCGCGCCGCGAAGGAGGGCTGGCCCTGCCCGGGCGATGCGGCGATTGCCCGCGCCTATGGCTCACATTCGTTGCGCCGGGCACGGCGTCTGCTGACCTACATCGAGGAGCAGGGCCTCATCGTTTGCCAGCTTGACGGCGCCGGTCGGCGAATCGTGACGCTCGTCGAACTCGCCTGGGCGACGGCACCGGGCGACCCCAATGCCGAGGAACTGCCGGCGTAG
- a CDS encoding SDR family oxidoreductase, with protein sequence MAFELFALTGKRALITGSSQGIGFALAQGLAEHGAEVVLNGRDAGKLDAAAARLAAAGHKVSVAGFDVTQAQAARDGVEAIEKNSGAIDILINNAGMQFRSPLEDFPVEKWEQLLATNISSAFYVGQAVARHMIRRGQGKIINIASVQSELARPGIAPYTATKGAIKNLTRGMCTDWAKYGLQINAIAPGYFKTPLNQALVDNPEFSSWLEKRTPAARWGNVEELVGAAVFLSGKASSFVNGHTLYVDGGITTSL encoded by the coding sequence ATGGCATTTGAACTTTTCGCACTCACGGGCAAGAGGGCGCTCATCACCGGCTCTTCGCAGGGCATTGGCTTCGCGCTCGCGCAAGGCCTTGCCGAACATGGCGCCGAAGTTGTCCTCAACGGCCGCGACGCCGGCAAGCTTGATGCGGCCGCGGCGAGACTGGCGGCCGCCGGGCACAAGGTGTCGGTGGCCGGCTTCGACGTCACGCAGGCGCAAGCCGCCAGGGACGGTGTCGAGGCGATCGAGAAGAACTCCGGCGCGATCGATATCCTGATCAACAACGCCGGCATGCAGTTTCGCTCGCCGCTCGAGGACTTTCCCGTCGAGAAGTGGGAGCAATTGCTCGCCACCAATATTTCGAGCGCGTTCTATGTCGGCCAGGCCGTCGCGCGTCACATGATCCGGCGCGGCCAAGGCAAGATCATCAACATCGCATCCGTGCAGAGCGAACTCGCGCGTCCCGGCATCGCCCCCTACACGGCCACCAAGGGGGCCATCAAGAACCTGACCCGCGGCATGTGCACCGATTGGGCGAAGTATGGCCTCCAGATCAATGCAATCGCGCCGGGTTACTTCAAGACCCCGCTTAACCAGGCGCTGGTCGACAATCCGGAATTTTCGAGCTGGCTCGAAAAGCGGACACCGGCGGCTCGCTGGGGTAACGTCGAAGAACTGGTCGGAGCTGCCGTGTTCCTGTCCGGCAAGGCTTCGTCCTTCGTCAACGGACATACGCTCTATGTCGATGGCGGGATTACCACCAGTCTCTAG
- a CDS encoding L-idonate 5-dehydrogenase has translation MKAVVIHAARDLRVEEREPEAAGSGQVEIAVEAGGICGSDLHYFNHGGFGTVRVREPMILGHEVAGTIKALGTSVLGLAIGDRVAVSPSRPCNACDYCLKGQQNQCLNMRFYGSAMPMPHIQGAFRQRLVAEAWQCHKVADGVSINEAAFAEPFAVVLHAVNRAGSLLGKRVLVTGCGPIGALAIMAARLHGAREIVATDVVAAVLEKALQLGADRTINVASDPDQLGAYSANKGYFDVQFEASGNERAVRSGLEVLKPRGILIQLGLGGDVSIPQNMVVAKEIEMRGTFRFHEEFGLAVDLINQRRVDLSPLLTGVFGLEEAIHAFEIAGDRSRSMKVQLSF, from the coding sequence ATGAAAGCCGTCGTCATTCATGCGGCCCGCGATCTGCGGGTCGAGGAACGAGAGCCCGAAGCAGCCGGTAGCGGACAGGTCGAGATCGCCGTCGAGGCCGGCGGCATCTGCGGATCGGATCTGCATTATTTCAACCATGGCGGTTTCGGCACGGTGCGGGTGCGCGAGCCGATGATCCTCGGTCACGAGGTCGCCGGCACCATCAAGGCGCTGGGTACGTCGGTATTGGGGCTCGCGATCGGCGACCGCGTCGCGGTGTCCCCCAGCCGCCCCTGCAACGCTTGCGACTATTGCTTGAAGGGCCAGCAGAACCAGTGCCTTAACATGCGCTTCTATGGCAGCGCGATGCCGATGCCGCACATTCAGGGCGCATTTCGTCAGCGTCTCGTTGCCGAAGCCTGGCAATGCCACAAGGTCGCCGACGGTGTCTCGATCAACGAGGCGGCCTTTGCCGAACCATTCGCGGTCGTCCTGCATGCCGTCAACCGTGCCGGATCGTTGCTCGGCAAACGGGTTCTCGTGACGGGGTGCGGTCCGATCGGCGCGTTGGCGATCATGGCGGCGCGGCTCCACGGTGCTCGGGAAATCGTCGCGACCGACGTCGTGGCTGCGGTTCTGGAGAAGGCGCTGCAGCTCGGCGCCGATCGAACCATCAATGTCGCCAGCGATCCCGATCAGCTCGGCGCCTATTCGGCCAACAAGGGCTATTTCGATGTCCAGTTCGAAGCGTCCGGAAACGAACGGGCCGTTCGCTCGGGGCTCGAAGTGCTGAAGCCGCGCGGCATTCTGATTCAGCTCGGCCTCGGCGGCGATGTTTCGATCCCGCAGAATATGGTGGTGGCCAAGGAGATCGAAATGCGCGGGACCTTCCGCTTCCACGAGGAGTTCGGCCTGGCGGTCGACCTCATCAACCAGAGGAGAGTGGATCTGAGCCCGCTGCTGACCGGCGTCTTTGGACTGGAGGAGGCGATCCACGCCTTCGAGATCGCGGGAGATCGCAGCCGATCCATGAAGGTTCAGCTCAGTTTCTGA
- a CDS encoding LysR substrate-binding domain-containing protein, whose amino-acid sequence MDLRQIRYFIAVAEECSFTVAARRLNLSQPPLSQQIQALEAALGTQLLYRTSRRVELTQAGEALLARARAIQQQIKLAEDEVRSIGAGLVGTLDIGATGSILRGRLADLLAAYRKDAPAVKMTVHEQAPALQIAALLNRTTNISLNRSIPTEDALSSELAWPEEVVVAMPKAHPLARRKRIALGDLASEDHIVLQPESSQFARYIQKCCIDAGFLPRVSQQVVDAQSVPSLIAAGFGVALVPQSIARFTTDEIVFRPIRPSPPSADVFLVFRKDETSMVVQNFIKLARRFLRQKRNSGHLVAGR is encoded by the coding sequence ATGGATCTCCGGCAGATCAGATATTTCATCGCCGTGGCCGAGGAGTGCAGCTTCACTGTCGCGGCGCGGCGGCTGAATCTTTCCCAACCCCCACTGAGCCAGCAGATCCAGGCACTCGAAGCTGCGCTAGGGACGCAGCTTCTCTATAGAACCAGTCGCAGGGTCGAGTTGACGCAGGCCGGCGAAGCGCTGCTCGCGCGCGCCCGCGCCATTCAGCAGCAGATCAAACTGGCGGAAGACGAGGTGCGCTCGATTGGCGCCGGCCTGGTCGGCACTCTCGATATCGGAGCGACAGGCTCCATCCTGCGTGGGCGCCTGGCCGATTTGCTGGCTGCATACCGGAAGGATGCGCCTGCGGTGAAAATGACGGTGCATGAACAGGCACCGGCCTTGCAGATCGCAGCCCTTCTCAACCGAACGACAAACATCAGCCTGAATCGAAGCATTCCCACCGAGGACGCTTTGAGCAGCGAACTCGCGTGGCCGGAAGAGGTCGTGGTGGCCATGCCAAAAGCCCATCCGCTTGCCCGGCGTAAGCGCATCGCCCTCGGCGACCTTGCGTCGGAGGACCACATCGTCCTGCAGCCGGAGAGCTCCCAGTTTGCGCGCTACATACAGAAATGCTGCATCGACGCCGGCTTCCTGCCGCGGGTCTCCCAGCAGGTCGTCGATGCGCAGTCGGTGCCCAGTCTGATCGCAGCGGGTTTCGGAGTGGCACTGGTTCCGCAATCAATAGCCCGCTTCACGACCGACGAGATCGTGTTCAGACCCATCAGGCCCTCGCCACCATCCGCCGACGTGTTTCTCGTCTTCAGAAAAGACGAGACGTCGATGGTGGTGCAGAATTTCATCAAGCTGGCGCGTCGTTTCCTCAGGCAGAAACGGAATTCGGGCCACTTGGTCGCCGGCAGATGA